The following nucleotide sequence is from Zea mays cultivar B73 chromosome 1, Zm-B73-REFERENCE-NAM-5.0, whole genome shotgun sequence.
gttggagatattgcaggtacggggtctgccagttttgatcaggcgtggccccgctttgctcctcctcgatgcgcagtgcctcaccctcggaggccgagggtacctcgggctgaacttaaggcgcctcgggctgtgccgagggtaccttgggctggaccgagggtacctcgggctggaccgagggtacctcagactgGGTCGAGGGCGCTTCAGGCTCGGGCGGGTCGtcaatcttgatggagggttgatgcaaatcccgggagaagacgtccgggggaaccattgttcgccccgaggctattttagccagctcgtccgcagtctcgttgtagcgccgagcgatgtggttaagctcgagcccgtagaacttgtcttctaggcgccgaacctcatcgcagtaggcctccatctcgggtcgcggcagtgggagttcttcatgacttggtcgatgacgagctgcgagtcaccgcgggcgtcgaggcgccggacccctagctcgatcgcgatccgcaacccgttgaccagagcctcatactcagccacattgttggacgtcgggaaatggaggcgtagcacatagcgtaggtgtttcccgaggggcgagatgaagagtaggcctgcgccggctccagtcttcatcagcgacccatcgaaaaacatggtccagagctccggttggatcggagccgtcggtagctgggtatcgacccactcggctacgaagtccgccaagacctgggacttgatggccttccgaggggcgaatgagattgtctcgcccatgatttccactgcccactttgcaatcctgcccgaggcctctcggcactggatgatctcccccagggggaaggatgacaccacagttaacggatgagactcgaagtagtgtcgcaacttccgctgcgtcaggatcaccgcatacagcagctcctgaacctgtgggtagcggatcttggtttcggacagtacctcgctgacgaactaaactggcctctgaacgggcaatgcatgcccctcttcttgcctctcgaccacaatcgcggcgctgaccacctgagtggtcgcgacgacgtagaccaagagggcttctccggcagctggaggcaccaagataggcgcctttgtgaggagcgcctttaagttcccgagagcttcctcggcctcaggggtccaagtgaagcactcggtcttccttaagaggcggtacagaggcaggcctctttcgccgaggcgtgagatgaagcggctcagagccgcgaggcatcccatgaccctctgtacacctttcaagtccttgatgggccccatgctggtgatggccgcgatcttctccgggttggcttcgatgccccgctcggagacgatgaatcccaagagcatgcctcggggcaccccgaagacacacttctcgggattgagcttgacgcctttcgccttgagacaccggaatgtcacttcaaggtcggaaaggaggtcggaagctttcctcgtcttgactacgatgtcatcgacgtaggcctcgaccgtgcggccaatgtgttcgccgaacacatggttcatgcaccgctggtacgtcgcgcccgcattcctcaagccgaacggcatggtgacatagcagtacatgccgaagggcgtgatgaaagaggtcgcgagctggtcggactctttcatcctgatttgatgataccctgagtaggcatcgaggaaagacaaggtctcgcacccagcagtggaatccacgatctgatcgatgcgaggcagagggtagggaaccttcggaaaagctttgttgagaccagtgtagtctacacacatccgccatttccctcctttctttctcacaagcacagggttggcaagccagtcgggatggaatacctctttgatgaaccctgctgccattagcttgtggatctcctcgcctatcgctctgcgcttctcctcgtcgaatcggcgcagaggctgcttgacgggtcgggctccggctcgaatgtccagcgagtgctcggcgacatccctcggtatgccgggcatgtccgagggactccacgcgaagacgttggcatttgcgcggagaaagtcgacgagcactgcttcctatttggggtcgagcccggagccgatccggatctgcttggatgtatcgccactggggtcgagggggacggccttaaccgtctccactggctcgaagttgccggcgtgacgcttcacgtctggcacctccttagagaggctttccaggtcggcgatgagggcctcagattcggcgagggcctcggcgtactccacgcactccacgtcgcattcgaacgcgtgcttgtacgtgggtccgacagtgatgaccccgttggggcccggcatcttgagcttcaagtaggtgtagttggggacggccatgaacttcgcgtagcatggccttcccagtaccgcgtggtaggttcctcggaacccgaccacctcgaacgtcagagtctcccttcggaagttggagggcgttctgaagcagacgggaaggtcgagtcgtccgaggggctggacgcgcttcccaggaataatcccatggaagggcacagcgcctgctcggacagaggacagatcaacacgcaggagcccgagggtctcggcgtagatgatgttgaggctgctacctccgtccataaggaccttggtgagcctgccgtcgccgatgacggggtcgacgacgagcgggtatttccccgggctcggcacgtggtcggggtggtcggcttggtcgaaggtgatgggcttgtcggaccagtctaggtagactggcgccgccaccttcaccaagcagacctcccggcgctcttgcttgcgatgccgagccgagggattcgccgcatgcccaccgtagatcatgaagcagtcgcggacctcagggaactctcctgcttggtgatcttctatcttgtcgtcgttgtgggccctgccaccctccgcgggtggcccggccctatggaagtggcgtcgaagcatgacgcactcctcaagggtgtgcttgacgggcccctgatgataggggcacggctccttgagcatcttgtcgaaaaggttggcacctccgagggtcttccgagggttcttgtactcggcggcagcgacaaggtccgcgtcgacggtgtcgcgtttcgcttgcgacttcttcctgcctttctttttggcgccgcgctgagtagacgcctcgggagcatcttccgatgggcggccctggggctgcttgtcctttcggaagatagcctcgaccgcctcctggccagaggcgaacttggtggcgatgtccatcagctcgctcgccctggtgggggtcttgcgacccaactttctcaccaggtcgcggcaggtggtgccggcgaggaacgcgccgatgacatccgagtcggtgatgttgggcagctcggtgcgctgcttcgagaatcgccggatgtagtcccggagggactctcccggctgctgtcggcagcttcggaggtcccaggaattcccggggcgcacatacgtgccctggaaattgccggcgaaagcttggactagattgtcccagttggagatctgccccggaggcaggtgctccaaccaggcgcgagcggtgtcggagaggaacagggggaggttgcggatgatgaggttgtcgtcgtccgttccacccagttggcaggccagacggtagtccgcgagccacagttctggtctcgtctccctcgagtactttgcgatagtagtcgggggtcagaaccgggtcgggaacggtgcccgtcggatggcccggctgaaggcctgtggaccgggcggctcgggcgagggactccgatcctccccgctgtcgtagcgtcccccacgcctggggtggtagcctcggcgcaccctctcgtcgaggtgggcccgacggtcgcgatgatggtgctcgttgccgaggcggcccggggccacaggcgcggtgttgcgcatgcgcccggtgtagaAGGAGGCTTCCCGCaggaatcgagaagtcgcggcatgaggttccgaggggtatccctgccttcgggaggtagagctctcggcccgtcggaccgcggcgccttccaggagattcttgagctccccctggattcgccgaccctcggcggtggatggctccggcatcgcgcggaggagcatcgctgctgcagccaggttctggccgactccactagatgcgggtggcggcctgaccctggcgtcgtcggcgacgcagtgctggaaaccctggggcagatgacgtatttctccggccgggggtcggTTCGCCcacgcctgcccgacgtcccggcggatcggctcaagcgctcctgctccctcgtcgagcctggcctgcaccccgcggatttgctcgagctgtgggtcgtgaccccccaccggaacggggaccacagctagctcccgtgggatgtcaacgcggggcaccggcctagggagatcaccgtcctccggcatgccgagaagattgccttcggagggaccccctagatcgacatggaaatattcgcggcttgggccgcagtcctcgtcgtcgaggctgcggctaccgtcggaacagccggagaggcagtagtcacatgcggtcataaagtcccgcatggcactggggttgccaagtccagagaaatcccaacagatgctgggctcgtcgtcttcctcagacccagagggcccgtaggtcgagacgtccgtcagtcggtcccaaggagaccgcatgcgaaaccccagagggtttggactcgcccctacgagagcgtccgccaaagcgaggtcgctaggcgggttgaggctgaatacaaatgacgtaggatgggaatcggtcggtaccttttggtcgacgagcggtgatgaagtcacgtcgtggactgactgcaccgtcgtctcaggtacgaaggtgacgtccagcaagctctccgcgagcgcgctggcgtcgtccgcttgcttgggattggcgtgtcgcggggagacggtgctcgtcttcgtctcaaacgcgaggtcgatgtccggtgcgcccctcgttggggtgccggcgccatcgactcgctcgacagccaacgagacgctgcctcctgcttggccttagttgccccgcctcctcctccgtcgatgggggagaggacagggtgagctcgaatgttgttcttccgccacgcggggaagatgtcgttgattccgccgacggtgggcgggttgtcggccgccattgtcgtcgtcgcgcggcggtggaaggagtatcatgtcatagctgccgtcgaaggacatgaactcaagattcccgaaacggagcaccgtcccgggtcggagagatcgctggagactgcccatctggagcttgacgggaagctgttcgtcaacacgcagcagccccctacctggcgcgccaactgtcggcgttccgagaccggggggtcccttgggccgacgagtgagtgtcgccgcgtgccccagcctagatgggtcgagcgcgagggcgagcgcgaaggggggagaagcgaggcggtcggagaccggtgtgagagaggtgggaatcccgcggccttcgtgttcgtcccgcgcccaggtcgggtgcgcttgcagtagggggttacaagcgtccacgcgggagagggaagcgagcggccccaagagagcgcctgtctcgtcctcgtccccgcgcggccaaccttctctaagagggccctggtccttccttttataggcgtaaggagaggatccaggcgtacaatgggggtgtagcagagtgctacatgtctagcgggggagagctagcgccctaagtacatgccgtcgtggcagccagagagattttggcacccagctggtgtgatgtcgtggccgtcggaggagcgatggagcctggcggagggacagctgtcggagcggttgggtccttactgacgccctcttgcttccgtaagggggatgagagccgccgtcgtcacagagcatgcggggcgccatcattgcctatctggcggggctagccagatgggacaccggtcttgttccctgcggcccgagtcagctcggggtagggtgatgatggcgcttcctgttgacgtggctggcctgcgccctaggttgggcgacgtggaggctcctccgaagccgaggtcgagtctgtcttccgattccgagccctgggtcgggcgaggcggaggtcgtcggctgaggccagggcggagtccgagccctagggtcgggcgaagcggagttcgtcgtctcccgggacttagcccgagtccgagccctgggtcggacggagcggagttcgtcgtcttccgggacttagcccgagtccgagccctgggtcgggcggagcggagttcgccgtcttccggggctgagcccgagtccgagccctgggtcgggtggagcggagttcgccgtcttccgggacttagcccgagtccgagccctgggtcgggcggagcggagttcgccgtcttccggggctgagcccgagtccgagccctgggtcgggcggagcggagttcgccgtcttccgggacttagcccgagtccgagccctaggtcggcggagcggagttcgccgtcttccggggctgagcccgagtccgagccctgggtcgggcggagcggagttcgccgtcttccgggacttagcccgagtccgagccctgggtcgggcggagcggagttcgccgtcttccggggctgagcccgagtccgagccctgggtcgggcggagcggagttttctatggtgcctttggcagggcctgactgcttgtcagtctcactctgtcgaatgacactgcagtcggagtggagcaggcggcgctgtccttctgtcaggccgatcagtggagcggcgaagtgacggcggtcacttcggctctgccggggggcgcgcgtcaggataaggtgtcagaccacctttgcgttaaatgctcctgcggtttggtcggtcggtgcggcgatttagtcagggttgcttcttagcgaaggcaggacctcgggtgagccggaaaatatgttcgccgtcggaggggggcctcgggcgagacgaaaatcctccggggtcggctgcccttgtccgaggctaggctcgggcgaggcgtgatcgagtcgctcgaacggactgatccctgacttaatcgcacccatcaggccttagcagctttatgctgatgggggttaccagctgagaattaggagttttgagggtatccctaattatggtccccgacaagatggTACCCCTCTCTGTATGCGGCTCAGAACAGAGGCGATATCCAGGTGTCCACGCGTGAACGCAACATGCCATTCCCTAAAGCTAGGATTTGTTGGAGGAGCGCTTTCCAGCTTCACGAAACTAAGGTTTTTTTTGCAAGATGTTCACGAGGAGCTGAGCGAGCGTTGGCAGGCCACACGCGCTACGCTGAAGGTCGTCCGTAGCGTGGAGCGCGGAGGAGGCCTCAAATTCCCGTAGCTTTTAATACTTTAGATTTAGAGTAACTTCAATAGACTACGAGGTATTTGGTTTCTATGACTTAATTTTTAGTTCttacattttattccattttagttcctaAATTGTTAAATACAGAAATTAAAATGTAAATTTTAGTTCTATTTTAGTCTTCATATTAAGCAATTTAGGgattaaaatgaaataaaataaagTGACTAAAAAATTAGTCCATATAAACCAAACATTCTCTAGCTAAATTGTTTTGTAAATATAATTTTGGCTATTATTAGAAGAAAAGCATCTCTAACAGACTCTAAATGACTTTTCAAATTTAGTAGCTCTCTATTCATCCACTTTCGCTCTCTATTTTTGGATAGCATGTTTCACTCGTCATTTTGTCTACATAGTCTGTTGAATTACCTTACATATTTTTTGTGAAATGTATTTTACAGAGTAGCTAAATTAATTATTTTAGCTATCCTTTTTGGCTATTTTTTTGAGTCACTCTTATTGTTGTTGTGAAAAAGAAATCGAAGAAAGATTACTCCGTATCTATCTACGGTTGAAGGTGATAGGTTTGAGTTAGAGGGCGTTTGAATGCACTAAATAATAATTAGTTGAATAAAAAATATTAGTGGAATTAACTAACTAATAATTAACAAATAGCTAGCTAACTACTaccccgttctcgaatatttgtcgcctgttagtttatttttaaactaaaatacgATAAATAAAAAATAATGGAGATAGTATTAACTAATTTGCTAAAAGTAGCAAATACCTGACCTATTAGCTAGACTATTTAGGTGCTTTGACTAATTTTAATAGCTAAatattagttctagtgcatttaAACAATCATAATTGAATTGCTAAAAAGCAGTACTCAATTGCTCATCACCAGTTCACCACTGAATAGTGCTGCCAAACCACACCCACTGGCAGGTGGGTCCCACGATACATTGACCGAAGAGGATCTCGGGATTTTTCAGGTGGAGAATTTGGGTCGCCCCCATCGCCCTCCCACTCCGGGACCGCCTCTCGCGCTTCGTTGTGCCTCGCCGCCGACGCAGCGGCATTGTCAGCCAGGGCGCGCGATGGCGGTGAGCCCAGAGCTAGAGGGCTTGCGGCGCATCGCGCCTTCCCGCTTCGTCTCCTTCGCCTTCCCAAACCCTTTCCTCGGCCACGCCTCCAATCCTTACGGGGGCGGGGACGACGGCGACGCGGGGGAGTGCGTCCGGGTCGCTGTCCTCGATTCGCCCCTCCCCGCCCCGCCCGTCCCGGCGACGGCGGCGATGCTGGTCCCGTCCGGCCGGCACCGCGACTGGATCTTCTCCACGCGTGCGGgccacctccacctcctcctctccGCCACCCGCTTCTCCCGTCTCATACTCGTCGGCCCCGAGCTCTCGGCGCCTTCCCCTCGGGTCGTTTCGTGCGCCCGTCGCCGCCCAGACCCAGACCCAGACCCTGCCCACGCGcggctcctccccctcctcctcgctCTCTGCCCCGTGGCCGCGTTTCGGGGCAACGCCGTCCCCGACGTCCCGCTGCTCACCTTCCAGGACGACCTCCTCCGGCTTGCTCCTATCGAGTTCGTCGCCGGCCCCGTCGTCGGCGAGATGGTTGTCGAGGATGTGGCCGTTGACTGCAGCCCTAGTCGTCCAGCTGAACTGCGCCGCAGGCTGCGGTTCAAGCGCATGCCCTGCCTTGTGCAGACCCAGGTGCGCCTGCGTCAGTCACACGCGTCGCCGTCGCTGTCGCTGGAAGCACTGGAAGGCTCATCAGGTGAGCTGCTGCAGCCGGAGGTGGGTGGACCGCTGGCTCAGCCTTACCTCCAAGCCATGGTTGCTGGCCTCGCAGTGACTGCGCCGTCCATCGAAAAGAGTATTCAGTCAGGTGCTAGGCCTAGGTGCCTCTGCGCCGGCGTTGGAGGTGGATCGCTCCTCATGTCACTCAGAGTGGGGCTCCAGTTCGATGTGCTCGGCATAGAGGCCGACGGCGTCGTCCTGGATGTCGCAAGGAGCCATTTTGGGCTGGTGGAGGATGAGTTTCTCCGCGTCCACGTCGGTGATGCCATACAGACGATAGAGGGTTTCGCTGCTGGGCAAGGGGAGCCTGGTATGAACTTCAGCGCGGTCATGGTGGACCTCGACTCCTCGGATGCTATGTGCGGCGTCAGCGCACCGCCGCTGGAGATGGCTCGTGGAAGTGTCCTCCTCTCCGTGCGCACAATCCTAGACCATCACGGACTTTTGATTCTGAATGTGATTCCACCTCCTGCTGATAAGACCTTCTACAAAGCGGTGACTGATCTTCTTCGCCAATTTTTCTCAGAGCTGTACGAGATTGATGTTGGTAATGGCGAGAATTTTGTTCTTGTTGCGACAGTGTCACCGGTCGAAACCACAGCTACTGGTGACCCCGGGCAGTTTCTGACTGATCTGAGGAATTCAGCTGGGGACTTTTTGGAACGTATAAGAAAAATTTGACGTTCTTAGTGATCATGTGGTGTTGCCTCCAAAAGGACAGTTCCATATACTTGCAGTCAACTGCTGTGAGCCGAGATGGTTATATTAGCATTCATTCAAACACTACCACTGGATTCACTGTTTGATATACCTCAGTTTTTTAATATATAAAAAAAGCTTAGATGCTTAGGTGTTATTATTTATCTAGACATGTGTGTGACTAGTATTGAGTATTCAGATATTAGTGCAACCTGCCACGAAGAGGATATTTTGTTGTGATTGTGATGTACACACTGCACCTCAGACACAGAACTATTGGTGCTTTAGGTGCACAGCAATTTTTGCAACAAGATATGTCAACAACTACTTTGGTACACTATGAACAAAAATTCGTCAAGACATTATGGCATGGAATGTAGGAAGTCAATTTTTTATTGATGATTGAATTATTTTCAGAACGGAATATGGATCCTGCAACTCCTATTTTAGATTTGAGAATGTTTTTTCTCTCCTGAAACTGTGTTCTCCATTACTACGCTGATCTGTAACAGATACCCAATATGGCGAATACATACATGACAAATTATTCTTGGTAAGTAAACCTGTCCCAGATAGTCTTGCTAACAGATTGATGCGATGGCTGGTAAAAGTCTTCCTCTGTGATCCGCAGGTAAAATTTGCTCCGAAATCTCCAGAAGATCTCCTTGTTCGCTGTAAGAAGAATGCCTGGTCGCCTCTTGTTTTCAACGAGAACAATGGTCCGAGTCTAACTGACCAGGATGCCGTTCTGTCCATTATGCTCGTACTTATACAGTGTCAGAAAATATGTTACTTTGCTAATctgagggctagtttgggaactctaAATGATTTTTATTTTTTCAATGGAAATTAATTAATTTTCAattggaaaaatagaaatcccttagacctcgtttgtttcgttggaattgaattctattttaataattataatttagacaaaactaattaagttcatatatctATACTAATTgtgtgtccgtgcgttgcaacgggaacatataataccattgaTAGCTTATGTACGTTGGGATGGGCATCGACATATATCTGACCGGATCTTCTTCTTCCTTGGGGGTCTGGAGAAAAGCCTGTTCGGAAGCCAAACATGTTAAGACCTGATCATGTGCTGCCCTTGTGTCACTGATCATCATCAGCACACTGTTCGACGCTTGTATGAGTCTTGTTAATTTGCATGCCTCGTGCATAGTCTCTCAACCATCAATTCATTATGGTATACAGAATTCGTGTGAGTTGTGACAAACATTATCAAATTCATATAAATTATTTTAAAGAATCAATATAGAGTTTTATATGATAGAGAAATACATGTGGATTAAAAAATGCTAAACAAAAGATCTAAAATATAACAATTCGATCAAGTTGCATAAGATATACAATTTTCCAATTGCTTCTACATTTGGAAGTCCACCGTTCTATGTTATTTTTGCTATTTCTGACTTAATAGAATCCAAATAGTATTGAACACTAAGAAAACTACAAAATGAGATGGAGTTGTGTTGACTAAAAAATATATGTATGTAGCATTTGGAATAAAAAATACACTTAAGTATTCAAGTACCAGATAATGCCAGACAAGAGATTAATTCCACAGAGCAAAGTACAAAATCCATGACAAGATATTTTATAATAGATTTAAAAAAGGAAGGCTTTTGCTTAAAATATGAGGCCTTAATCTCAAAATGTGTATATGTGATATTGAACGGGTCACCACCAATGCCTACACAAGTTGACTGCCCTAAACCTACAGCTGTTGTTTGAAACACTCGTCAACAGAAATCAGATATGCATTAACCAAACATAGTCAGGTGCTCGTGCGTTGCCACGACTCACATATTATTAATCTTTATTTTTGCATAATTTTAGATTTTTACCGTTTAAATGTGGGAAAGGAGAGAGAGGTGAATGGAATAGTAGAGATAAGATTTATAAGAAATAGAGATCTGCACCAAGAACATAAACACAAATTAATTAGCATATTCTTGCCCCCTCAAGTTAAAATCATGCATCAATAGTATGGCAACAATACAAATCTGGTGTGCATACTACAGAACAGGAATGTAGGCATTACCTTAATTAAAAAAGTAATGTGCTAGTATCAGTAGTACCTTCTAGGGTTGAGTCTTCCTCAACACCCTTGTATGCCCAGTGGCATGATGCAATGATGTTCTCAGACGCATATCTTGCAATATTTATTTATAACCAGTCAAAAACTCATAGAGTAATCTTACTTTACGAAGGATTTGAAACATAAAGAAAATTATGAAAATTACTGTATTAATCAACGAAAAAACACTCGATGCAACAACATACAAAGATCAATTAAATGCCCAAGCACACAAAATCTGAATGTGAAGCAAAGCATATATACATATCTGGACATACAGTCTGGTTCTTGTCGTATGCTTCCCAGCTGGACACTTCTCCGACCATCCTCTGTGCTACCGAGCGAATAAAAGTCTAAATAATTAACATTTAGCTTCTCTCTTTCTTTCTATCTATAGAAAACTCTTATCCTAGTTCCATATCATTATGTTTTTCTTCAGTGTGTCGATGTAACCGGCTACGCTGTCTCCATAGAAGTCGTCTTTAGTCGGCTAGATGATGCTGGCGTTCCAAACCGGGCAATTAGTGAACAAAACAGAGCATGCCCTAGCATCCAGGTTCCTATAGATTTCAAGATCATGACTGATGATGTCCAGTATTTGACGTACGTACATAGTGTAAAACAGTCTTCCTTGTGTACCAGTGGAAGTCGACGGTTGTCGGGGACcacaattaggggtacccccaagactcctaatctcagctagtaacccccatcagcacaaagctgcaaaggcctgatgggtgcgattaagtcaaggctcggtccactcaagggacacgatctcgcctcgcccgagcctagcctcggacaagggcagccgaccccggaggattcacatctcgcccgaggcccccctcaagcaatggacacgccttcggctcacccgagacccagtcttcgccaagaagcaaccttggccagatcgccatgccgaccgaccgtatcgcagaagcattttatgcaaggatggcctgacaccttatcctgacgcgcgcccttcagtcgacagagccgaagtgaccgcattcacttcgccgctccactgaccggcctgacaagaggacagcgccgcctgcgtcgctccgactgctgtgccactcgacagagtgaggctgatagcagccaagtccggcttcgggcgccataggaagctccgcctcgcccgatcccagggctcggccccggtCTCGGACTCGGACgataaactccgcctcgcccgacccagggctcggactcggcctcggctctggaagacgacgaactccgcctcgcccgacccagggctcggactcggcctcggctccggaagacgacgaactccgcctcgcccgaccccagggctcggactcagccttggcctcagacgatggtctccgcctcgcccgacccggggctcagactcagcctcgacctcggaagacagactcgacctcgacctcggaggagccaccgcctcgcccgacctagggctcggaccgaccacgtcacagggggggccatcattaccctacccctagctagcttaggctacggggaacaagaccggcgtcccatctggctcgcccc
It contains:
- the LOC100276604 gene encoding uncharacterized protein LOC100276604, with the translated sequence MAVSPELEGLRRIAPSRFVSFAFPNPFLGHASNPYGGGDDGDAGECVRVAVLDSPLPAPPVPATAAMLVPSGRHRDWIFSTRAGHLHLLLSATRFSRLILVGPELSAPSPRVVSCARRRPDPDPDPAHARLLPLLLALCPVAAFRGNAVPDVPLLTFQDDLLRLAPIEFVAGPVVGEMVVEDVAVDCSPSRPAELRRRLRFKRMPCLVQTQVRLRQSHASPSLSLEALEGSSGELLQPEVGGPLAQPYLQAMVAGLAVTAPSIEKSIQSGARPRCLCAGVGGGSLLMSLRVGLQFDVLGIEADGVVLDVARSHFGLVEDEFLRVHVGDAIQTIEGFAAGQGEPGMNFSAVMVDLDSSDAMCGVSAPPLEMARGSVLLSVRTILDHHGLLILNVIPPPADKTFYKAVTDLLRQFFSELYEIDVGNGENFVLVATVSPVETTATGDPGQFLTDLRNSAGDFLERIRKI